The following is a genomic window from Treponema pallidum subsp. pallidum str. Nichols.
CATCCTCTTGCGTAAAACAATAGATAATGTCGAGCAATGCTATGCTTTTAACGGGTATACTCGTTTCCTATATTCAATGGAGACTTATAAAAAATCAAGTATTACCAAACGTTCTGCATTTACGAAAATTTCCTAGAGGAGGTGGGCTAAGTAATGGTATTGGGCAGGGAAACCTGCGAGTGTGTTCTATACGACGGGACAAAGACAATCAGCAGCACGAACAGATCAACGTCCCCTTGCTAACAAACCCCACCACGCTCACATCGGTTGTACACGCGAACACACTGCACATGTGAGTGTGGTGTTACGAGTGGGTGCAGCGACTTAGGTGCGCCACACAGGCTACGTGTGTAACGATCATTCCTCAAACGTCAAACAACAGCGCAATCGTCCGCAACGACCCATCATCTGGGTTGAACGAAATAATAGATTTTTTTCCTTTACCATTTTTACCGAGACTGGACGCAACCTGCTGAACACTGAGCAACAACATAGCGCGCGCCCGCAGCAGTCAATTCCGCCTACTATCCGCGCTTCTTCCCGTTCATTTATCTGTCGCAGTTCGACTCTCGTACCAAATGTAGCTCCTAAGTCTCTAACTAATTCTCTGAAATCAACACGTGCTGGCGCACTGTATAGAAATACCACGCGTGCTTCTTCTAAAGGATAGTGACAGCAAATACATTTCATCTCAAGTTGATAGTGCTCAATGCGATCCCGAAAAATCATTTCCGCAGCACGTTCCTTTTCCCTATGTATGTGCCATGTGCACAAATCTTGGTCTGATGCAACACGTACCACACTCGCGATATCGGTTTGTACCGGTGTACGTATACGCCCTACGCACCGAGCAATGTCGTTGCCATAACGCGTGGGTACCACGACAAAAGTGTGCACGCGTAGCGCCGCGTGAAAACGCGCATATAACACTTCGCGGGAGTACTCAAGACGCAACTGATATAAAAACTCTCCTTCCTCCTCCATGGGCTGCGGCGGAAAGGCAGGGGTGGAAGCACACGCTGTGCAGGGGTCAGCATTTGGGCTCAGTTTAGGTATCATGATAAGTTTCCTTAGTGCTAGATCAGTAGGTCCACGAGCATACCGTAGATTTCCTCCGTTTTCTGTAAAACCGTGAGTTGATCTACCTGGTGAGACATGAGCTCCCTTACAAAGGAAGCCAGCTTTTGGTCAATGACCTTTATTTTTGTAAATATTACCGTATCAGGCATACCTGTTCCCCTGTCTATCCTGATACTGCTTTTTGACTCAGTGGTGTAATTGTGCTTAATCGCGTATTGGACAAATTCTTTGACCGCCTGTTTATATGCGGCGATGGTTTCTAGCGTGCGCGTGTTTTTTAATATATCCCCTGTGGAGCATAGGCGATCTTGCAGATACGCCAACCGTGTCTGATGTTCTTCGTGAACAAGAGACGGATCCTGCACTGCAGAGTGCGGGTCCGTCTTAGGATATAGGAGGGAGAGAAAGCGCGCAGCCTGCAGGGGCCGTTTTTCTTTTGACTTTTTTTTGGCTCTCTCAGGAGGAGCGAATGCGGACAGTAAAGACGTAGAGTCAGAATTTCCTACGCGATATCCCATCCGCTTTATCCTGACTTGCTGTACTTGTTGTATCCAAACGCAGACGTATGAATACTTTTACGACCGAGATAGGCCTTGAGCACTTTGTTGAATCCCTCTTGATCTGCCACTGCATAGCAAAAACCATCCAAAAAAGCTTGCTCGTCCACCACAATTTTTCGGGTAAGCACTGCGCCCAGAATAACTCCAGAAGGGAGCACCTGCACCGCCTCTGACGCAACGATATCTCCTTCAACCATTCCTCCTACGATGATGCTCCCTACCCGTATGACGCCGCGGACACGCGCGCGCTTCCCGATTACCACGTGCCCTGTAGTGATAACGTCCCCATCGACATCCCCTTCAATGCGAACTGAACCGGGGACAACAACGTTCCCGCTGATACGGGAGCCTGCACCAATAAGCGTGTTCATGGAGCGACGCTCAATCTTTGCCATGTATTCCATCCTGTTGAGACACTATCCTGCCCCTGCAGTTTTGACGTTGAGGTATTTACCAGGATCGACAACGTCAGAGCCGATATGTATTTCATAGTGCAGATGTGGACCAGTCGCTACACCCGTGGCGCCGATATAACCGATGATTTGTCCTTGTCGGATGTGCTGCCCACGGGTGACGGTGTAGGATTGCATGTGCGCGTAGCGGGTATAAAACCCATGTTTGTGCTTGATAATAACGTAGTTTCCCCAACCCGAATCGTATTCTACCGTCACCACATGTCCGTCTGCAGTGGCAACGATAGGATCCCCTGAACGGTGAGTGGATAGATCAATACCCTTGTGTACATACCACTGCCCTGTAAATGGATGTCGGTTCTTGCCAAATGCCATGGAAATGTGACCTACGCCTCCCTTTATGGGCCACAGGCTGGGAATGTCAGAAAAAAGTGCTGTTTGCGAATTGAGCAACTTTCCTATCTCCCGTACTGGCTGCACAGAGTTCTGAAAATAGGCGGCTATGCGCCGCAGTTCCTCTGGCTCCGACCCAACGCCCTGCGCGTTTTTGCCATGCTGTTCTGTCACTCCAACGTTTCCCTTTTGTGCTCCATCCTTTGCTGACGCATCATCCGGCTCGTTAGACTGGTTTGTGTCGGATACACTTCGTACTGGTTTTTCTGCCCCAGATTGGAGCCCACTGAGGCCAACCTGAGAGAAAGTTTGGGAAAGGGAAGTCTGGAACGCCTTAGAAGTGCGAATAAGTTCTGCTGCTTCTTGGCGCAGGAGTGCAAGGTGCACCTGCGTTCTGTCCACCTCTGCGCGGACCGCCGCCAGGCGACGTGCGGAGGTGACAGACTGATGGGCAAACCAAAAAAAAGAAGCCAACACGCCAACACCGCACAGAAGAACGCACAAGAGCGTGCGAGCGGTAGTACAGAAAGTCCGGGCCGCACACTGAGAGTGTGGTACTAACATGACGGTGAGTTCTGCACGGCCTGCGGCGCCCAGGCGCGCTGCGGCTTCGCGTACAAGCCGCGCACAACGCGTACACCGGTCAATACAAAAACGAACGAACGCGTACTCAATACGCTTGTATCTTCGGATGCGTGCCATGCGCAAGACCTCTCCGGGGAAAACGGTATCACCGCGGTTAGATACTGTCAAACCGTGGAACTACGGGACGGTCTGAGCACGAGGACGCGGGCACCCAACCCAAGCTTCGGTTCTACTTGCTCTTTTCTTTAAAGAGGACCAAGAGGGCACACGAGCCCCAACCCTGGCCAGGAGCGAGCACTGGCTTGGCCCCCGCGCTGAGGGAAAAGCGGGAGGACTTTTCCGTGCTGCTATAGCTGATTGTTGATATCAGCCAACGTTTTGCGCAGGGCAGGGTTCTGCGCGTAGTAGTACTGCTCGAGCTCCGCTGCAGTAAGCCCAGAGAGCTCGTGGCTCATGTAATGGAACCACTCGTTATCTGCCTCGCTACGTACCTCGTGCTTGATGCACCAGTAGTCCGGCAACACCGGGGGCTGTTTTTCTCCCACGAATACTTTGTAATTGAAGACAGCCACGCGGATGTCGCCACGCGCAAGGCCCTTTTGCATAAGCAGGGAAGCGATGTAGTTGATGGTTGCGCCTGAATCGAAGATATCATCTACGATGAGCACCTTATCCCCGACGCGTAGGTACTCAGGAGGGTAGGTCCAGCCATCTACGCTGATGACGCGCCGCTTACGCAAATCACAGTGCGAGTGAGCAACTACCGCTGCGTACAGGATAGGAGGCTCTGCCTTGTACGCGATGGTTAAATACTCATTGAGCACGTTACCCAGATATACTCCACCCCGTATGGGGACGTACATAACCGTTGGCACGAACCTGTCTGCCACGATGCGCCGGGCCATACCGAAACCCTCATCACGGATCACATTGTACGGAATAAATCGCTTTTTCACGTTAGCCTCTCCTGCACGAGCACGAAAACACCCTACATCTAATGCTTTTTTAGCATCATGGCAAGCTCTTTTTCTATTCGTGTCGTGGCCTGGAACTGTCTTTGTTGAAAGCTTCGCCTGAATATTTTATGCTCCTGCGCGAGGGCCCCCGTGATAGAAAAGTTGGAAGAACTGCGCGCTCAGTGGAGAAAACTACAGCAGGAAGTGGAGAATCCTTCGCTTTTCTCTTCCACTCAGAGTTATCGTGAACGTATGCGCGATCACGCCTATCTTTCCAGACTGATGGAAGAGTATGATCGCTATTTGCTTACTGAGAAGCAGTTGGAAGACGCGCACGTTCTCATCCAAGATGAGTCGGATGCTGATTTTAAGGACGTTATTCGGCAAGAGATCCGTACACTTGAAGCTGCACTGCACACGAGTCAAAAGCGACTAAAGACGCTGCTTATTCCCCCCGACTCTTTGCAAGAGAAGAATATTATCATGGAAATTCGCGGCGGTACCGGCGGTGATGAAGCAGCGCTCTTTGCTGCAGATCTATTTAGAATGTACACGCACTACGCTGAGTCAAAACAATGGCGCTATGAAGTCCTTGCAGTGAGCGAAACAGAGTTGGGAGGATTTAAGGAAATTACGTTCTCTATCTCGGGGCGCGATGTGTATGGCAGTTTACGTTATGAATCGGGTGTGCATCGCGTTCAACGTGTCCCTAGCACTGAAGCGTCGGGGCGCATCCATACCAGTGCGGTTACCGTTGCAGTGCTGCCTGAGATGGAAGAGACTGAAGTGGACATTCGTGCTGAGGACGTGCGTGTTGATGTCATGCGTGCAAGTGGTCCTGGTGGGCAGTGTGTCAACACCACTGATTCTGCGGTGCGTCTTACACATCTACCTACGGGCATTGTCGTTGTCTGTCAGGACGAGAAGAGTCAAATCAAAAACAAAGCCAAGGCCATGCGTGTATTGCGCAGCAGAGTGTATGATTTAGAGGAATCGAAGCGCCAGGTTGCCCGTGCAAGGGAACGCAAAAGTCAAGTTGGTTCAGGGGATCGTTCCGAGCGCATTCGCACGTATAATTTTCCTCAGAACCGTGTTACGGATCATCGCGTGCGTGTTACGCTCTACAAGCTAGATGCAGTGATGCAGGGTGCGTTGGATGACATTATCGAGCCATTGTGTATTGCGTCTCGAGAGAGTGTAATCTAGTGCAAGAACTCTGTACGATTCGACAGGCGCGTATGTACGCGCGAGCGTTGTTTCAAGACGCCCCCTGTTTGCGCGGACAGAACACACCGCTTTTAGATGCAGACCTTATTCTGTCGAAGTTGCTTGCGAAGCCGCGTGCGTGGATTCTCGCCCACCAGCAGGATGAGATTGCCTCCGTTGCACACGAGTTTAAGCGTCTCGTGCATCTTCGTTGTAGGGGACGTGCGTTGGCGTATCTGACTCGAGAAAAAGAGTTTTTTGGTCTGAGATTCCGTGTCACCCGTGCTACGCTTATCCCTAAACCGGATACCGAATTGCTTGTAGAAAGTGTCCTGGCGCACGTTGCGTCCCAAATGATGAAGCCGCGTTCAGTATCTGTGCATAAAGACACAAGTGCACTGCCTGTCTTGAAGATATTCGAGGCGTGTACGGGATGCGGGTGTATTGCCATTGCACTTATGCATATGTTGCGTGCGCGTGGCACGCCACCTCTCTATGTCATTGCATCCGACATTTGCATGCGGGCCCTTGCCGTAGCGCGGTATAACGCGCGCCGACTCTTGGATGTATCTGCAAATTCGCGCGTACGTTTCGTGCACGCAGATGTGCGTGCTCCTATTCCGTTCTTTTCTCCTTCTGAAGGCACGGACGTGGTACAGGAGCGCGGGGTGTGCGTTCCGTATGATGTGATATGTGCAAATCCGCCTTACGTACCGAGTGCGCAAGCGCGCGCGCTGTTGCAGGACGGGAGAGGGGAGCCTCTCGGTGCCTTAGATGGGGGTGCAGATGGGCTAGACTTGGTTCGCGCATTCGCACACCACAGTGCCGCAGCGCTAAAGGAAGGCGGGTGCGTGTTTTGCGAGGTCGGCTCAAACCACGCACAACGTGCAGCGCGCATCTTCCAGGCAGCAGGGTTTGCCACGGTGAAAATTTCAAAAGATCTCTCCGGGAAAGAGCGCCTGATTAGCGGGATACTGCGCTCGCAGTCTAGAGCTGTAACAGCGCCGAGTGGCTAGGGTGAAACACGGCGACTGAGTGGTTATCCTGGCGTTTGCAGGTGGATGTCCGCGCCGCGTTGGCCGATAGGCTGAGTACATGAAGGAGTTAGAGATCATCCACCATTGCGGATGACTTCGCGTACGCGGTTGATTTTGCTTCAAAAAAATCGGTTTTAATCAAGTTTGCGTTGCTGTACTGACTTACCCAGCTCATCGATTCCGGTTCTACACGGTGCCCCTCGTACAAGGGCTCAAAGCCTAAATTTTCGCAACGAAGATTACCCAAATACCGGATATAGTCTGCCACCATGTGGCGATTTAGTCCAGGGATCTGATCCCCAATGACATAGTCCCCCCACTTAATTTCTTGTTCGCATCCTTCGCGAATCATATCGCGAAATAAGCGTACATTGCGTGCAGTGAACACCTGTGGCTCTTCCTTTTGCAGTTCTTGAATAATGGATCGAAAAAGCCACAGGTGTGTGTTTTCATCGCGGTTGATATAACGAATTTCCTGCACCGAGCCGGGCATCTTGTTATTACGCCCCAAGTTATAGAAGAACATAAAACCCGAATAGAAATAAATTCCTTCCAAAACATAATTCGCAATTGCTACCTTCAGCAGTGCGAGTACGCTTTTGTCATCTTGAAACTCGTTGTACAAGTTGCCAATGAATTTATTGCGCGCAAGCAGATGCTCGTCGTCCTTCCACTGGTATAGAATGTCATTGCGTTCTTCGGGGGAGCAAATGGTGTCCAGCATGTAACTGTAACTCTGCGAATGCACAGCCTCTTGGAAAGCCTGAATGGTTAGGCACAGGTTAATCTCATTTGCGGTAATGTACTGACCAATATTTGGCAGATTCGCAGTCTGGATGCTATCTAGGAAAATAAGGAAGGAGAGGATTTTATCGTACGCGGTTTTCTCGATAGCGGATAGATTACGATAATCTTGCACGTCACTGCTCATGTTGATTTCTTCGGGGATCCAGAAGTTGTTCATTGCCTGCCGATACCACTTGCTGACCCAGGGATACTTCATATTGTTAAAGTCGTTGAGATTGGTAGTGTTCCCCCCGACCATGCGTCGCTTATGAAGTTCAATGTCTCCTGCCTCATTAAACAGCGCGCGTCTTTGCAGTATCGTTGAACTTTCCATCATGATGAAACCTCCTCCTGAGTGCGGGCACAGGGTAGTATACTTGATGGACTTTGAATTCTCAATTGCGGCGGGCGTAAAAATGTCTGTCTGCAGGGCTCTGTGTCTTGTGTGGTGGTCCCTGTTTTGTGGGTAGGTTTGGGGAAACCTAACAGAGACGTAGGAAATCCGTTATGCTCGAGCACATGAAGCGTGAACAAGCACGAAGTCAGCTATCACACGAGCCTCCTAAGCGGCGCCGAGCCTCTCTAACCGTCTGCGGCCTGCGTGCTGTGGAAACGCTTGGCAGCATACATCCAGAGAAAATTCATCGGTTCTTTTTTACCCCTGTGCGTGCGAAACGCTTCGGACCCCTGTGTGCATACCTTGCTGCACGAAAGAGGCTCTACCGTAGCGCTAATACGCAGGAACTTGAGCGATTGACGCAATCCGTTCACCATCAGGGGGTTGCTGCTACCATAGACGAGCCGCGCTTTCCAGCCGTGACTCATTCTCAGGTTGAATTTTGGGTACAACGGCGTGAGTTTGTTGTGTTACTCGATCGCGTAGGAGATGCCCACAATCTGGGGGCGATTATACGTAGTGCTGCTTTTTTTGGAGTGCACTCACTGGTGGTGAGTGACTGTCGACAGCAGGCGCAGGTTACAAGCGCAACATATCGGGTTGCGCAGGGAGGAATGGAGTTTGTGCAATTGTTGCGCTGTACAAATGCGCAGGAAGTATTGGAAATGTGTGCAGGTAAAATGACCCGTGTGGGAGCCTCCCCTCATGCGTTCAGATCGCTTACACGGCTTTCAAACATACTCTCGCCTGAAGAAGCGGTAATATTAGTACTGGGAAACGAGGAGACAGGGCTTTCTGAGCATTTGACTGCGCATTGCGATCATCTCTGTCGGATTGCAGGCAGTGGTCAGGTGGAAAGTCTAAATGTTGCGCAAGCGGGTGCGCTTTTTTTGTCCACTATCGTACAGTTGCGTCAATCTCCTCAGGACTACACGCAGGGACATCGGGCCACGCCACGTGCACAAGAGCGTGTGCACCGCTGTGGGCAATTAGAGGAAAAGGGGCAGAAAAATGGAGCACGTGTTCTTATTCCCCGCTCGGGGGCGCGTGCCAATTCCCGTGAAAGTTGAGAGTAGGGAAAGTAGACGGGTGTGAGGTATGGAACCTACAGCGCAATTGGTTTTGCAGTGCGTGTTGACGTGCGTCCGCGTGTGCCTCTGAGAACGCAGCCTGCTCTGTTGTCGCGTAGGAAAACTTGTAAAGAGCTTGCACAAAGCGTCTTTTTTTTTTACCCTCGACCCCGTTCGCCTGAATTCATCACGTAGGAGTTGCCCGCATGAATCAGATCCGCCTGTTTGCCCAGAGTGCGCTTGTGAGCGTCATGGGTATGGGGATGGTTTTTGCCTTCCTCCTTTTGCTCATATGCGTTGTGCGCTGTGTGGGCGCGCTTGTCTCTTCTTTCGGCTGGGATCGCGGTCCTGACGAAGGTGTCGGCGCTGCAGTCCCTGCAGGAGGAGCACTCGCCGCGGCTATCGCAGTCGCCGTTCATGAGAAGGCAAGGAGTACTTCATGAGTACCCCGGTTCGCATTAGCGAAATGGTCCTACGTGATGCGCATCAGTCTTTGCACGCTACGCGCATGACTACCGAAGACATGCTCCCTATTTGTGACAAGCTAGATCGCGTTGGGTATTGGAGTTTGGAGGCGTGGGGAGGCGCCACGTACGACGCCTGCATTCGCTTTCTAAATGAGGATCCCTGGGAGCGTTTGCGTGCTCTCAAATCTCGGTTACCTAAGACCCCTATTATGATGCTTTTGCGTGGGCAAAACTTGCTAGGCTACCGGCATTACGCGGATGACGTTGTAGATGCGTTCGTAGAGGCCGCTGCACGCAACGGCGTTGATGTGTTCCGCATCTTCGATGCACTTAATGACCCACGTAACCTCAGTCAGGCTGCGCGTGCTGCAAAGAAAACAGGCAAGCATGTGCAGATGGCTATCTCTTACGCTACCACACCCTATCATACCGCAGAGAAGTACGTAGAGTTAGCAAAGGAGTATGCGCGCTTCGGTGCGGATTCTATTTGCATTAAGGATATGTCGGGGTTGCTGACCCCGTACGGGGCGTACGATCTGGTTTCTGCCATTAAAAAGAGTGTCGATTTGCCCGTTGAGTTGCACACCCACGCCACTACTGGTATGTCTGTTGCAACCCTGGTGAAGGCGGCAGAAGCAGGTGTTGATGTAATTGACACTGCCATTGCTTCTATGTCCATGGGTACTTCCCACAGCCCTACAGAGACTTTAGTGGAAATCCTACGGCACACGGGCCGTGACTCAGGGCTCGACATAAATCTCCTGCTAGAAATAGCAGCCTACTTCCGTCAGGTACGGAAGTGCTATGCCCAGTTTGAGTCTAGTTTTCTGGGTGCAGACACGCGTATCCTCGTGTCCCAGGTGCCTGGGGGTATGCTTTCCAATTTAGAAAACCAGTTGCGTGAGCAGGGAGCCCTGGATAAGATGGACCAGGTTCTTAAGGAAATTCCCCTGGTACAGAAGGACTGCGGTTATATCCCGCTTGTGACTCCTACGAGTCAGATTGTAGGTACGCAGTCAGTATTGAACGTGCTGTTTGGCCGGTACCACCGGCTTACTGCTGAGACAAGGCGTCTGCTCACGGGTCAGTATGGCCGGACTCCCGCCTCCTGTGATGCAGGTTTGGTGGAGCGGGCCTTGAAGGAAGAAAAGTTATCGCAGTCGCTTGTCTGCCGCCCAGCGGATGCCTTGCCTCATGAGCTTGATCGCATGAGGTCTGAGGCGCGCGCCGCAGGCGCACAGGATACCATTGAGGATGTGCTCACGTATGCTATGTTTCCCAAGATCGCTCCCACATTCTTTGCTTCCCGTGCGCAAGGGCCTATTTCGTTCAGAGGAAAGGGGCAGGGGCAAAAACAGAAGGGTGAGAGTGCAGGGTCGGTAGCTTCTTATGTGGCTACCGTAAATGGTACTGCGTACACAGTTGTGCAGGAAGGCGCTGTTCTCCGGGTAAATGGTACTCCCTACACCGTTAGGGTTGAGGCAGGCCCGTCCGTTGCTTCGGGTACGTCGCAGGGTACCGTGACTACGGCAAAGGTTGGGGCGTGTACTACGCTACCCGCGCCGGTCGCAGGTAGCGTAGTTAAACACACCGTGCAAGATGGAGCTACGGTAAATTCGGGGGAGACGGTGCTCATGGTGGAGTCCATGAAGATGGAACTTGAAGTGAAGGCCACCGCTGCTGGTACTATCCATTTCCTAATAGCGCCTGGCGCGCATGTCAGTGCGGGGCAAGTCTTAGCAGAGATTCGCTAGAGGATGTGACCATGAATACGCGTTTACCCCTTCGAGTACTCCAGTGCGTGTTGGTGGGATTGCTTGTGTGCGGGCCCCTGTGTGCAGCTACGCGCCGCCCGGTACGTGCTTCTGCGCCGGTGCCTATGGTACAGAGTTGTAAAGACACGGGGGCACGATGTGCGCCGGCGTCGTCCATGCGTGAGGACATGCGTGCGTCACACGGAGCTGCGCCGCTTCTCTCTGTAAGGAAATTTTTACTCAATACGTGGCATAGTACCGGTCTCTACGCTTTCTTTCATGGCGTAACACAGGTGCCGGATCTTGCAAATCCGCAGCGAACACACAGCGTGTTCGGTTATCAACAGGCGTTGCTGCTCGTGGTTGGTCTGCTCATCATTTATCTCGGTGCTGCTAAGGGCTTTGAGCCGCTGCTGCTCATTCCTATTGGCTTTGGTACTGTCTTCGTCAACATCCCTGGTGCGGGCATGTATAGTGAGCATGGTATGCTCAAACTCATTTACGATGCTGGGGTGGGGAATGAGTTTTTCCCTATGCTCATTTTTATGGGTATCGGTGCACTTACCGATTTTGGACCACTGATTGCGAATCCTAAAATGGCAGTCCTTGGTGCCGCTGCCCAGTTAGGGGTGTTCCTTACTCTCTTTGGGGTTGCAGCGTTGAACTTTGTACCCGGGATCCGCTACTCCATCCTGGATGCCTGCGCCATTGCCATTATCGGTGGGGCGGACGGGCCAACTTCCATCTACGTATCTGCGAAGCTTGCTCCCGAACTCATGGCCGTTATCGCGGTGGCGGCATATTCGTATATGGCTCTTGTACCTATTATTCAGCCTCCGCTTATGCGCCTGTTAACTACCAGAAAAGAACGTCTTATTAGGATGAAACAGCTGCGTCCTGTTTCGCGGATAGAGAGAGTACTCTTTCCGCTTGTCTTGCTCTTGCTCTCGGTGCTGCTCATTCCTGCGGCTTCCCCACTCATCGGTATGATCGCCTTCGGGAACTTTGTTAAGGAATGCGGTGTTGTGGAGCGGTTGTCTAAGACGATGGCTAACGAGCTTTTGAACATCGTGTCGATCTTGCTGTCTTTGGGTGTTGGTTCTCAGATGACACCCGATAAGATTATGAACCCCAATGCCTTGGGCATTATCGTGTTGGGACTCGTTGCCTTTTCTGTCGCAACCGCAGGGGGAGTATTCATGGCAAAGTTAATGAATTTGTTTTTGAGCGAGAAAATTAATCCACTTATCGGTTCCGCAGGGGTGAGTGCTGTTCCTATGGCCGCGCGTGTTTCTAATAAGGTGGGGCTAGAGGAGGATCCTTCTAACTTCTTGCTTATGCACGCGATGGGTCCTAACGTGGCTGGTGTCATTGGGACCGCGATAGCCGCAGGGGTGTTCATCTCGGCCTACGGAGGGTAGGGAGGAAGAGTAACCGCGGGGTTTTGCCGCTTAGGTACCCTTTCCTCCGTGCGCGGGCACACCCTCTCAGGTGGCTAGGGGCTTTTGCAGACGAAGCGGGTAAAGCTCGCTTGGAATTCGAGCTCAACTGTCCCAATGGGGCCGTTGCGTTGCTTCGCTAAAATGAGTTGAGTCTCGGTTTCGTTGCGGTCGCGGTGTAGAAACATGACCACGTCGGCGTCCTGCTCAATTGCCCCCGAACCACGAATGTCCGCCAGGTTTGGCGCAGAGCCCTCTGCCGGTCGACCGACTTGCGAAAGTGCTACGATGGGGATGTCTAGCTCGCGCGCGAGGCTTTTTAGTGATTGGGAGATCGCTGCAAATTGTTCGTAGCGGGGCGCAAAGGGATTGTCTGCTACGATAAGTCCCAAGTAGTCGACAAAAATAATCTGGATCTTTTCTTGTACGCATAATCGACGAGCCACGGCACGGAGATCCAGTAGCT
Proteins encoded in this region:
- the oadA gene encoding sodium-extruding oxaloacetate decarboxylase subunit alpha; the protein is MSTPVRISEMVLRDAHQSLHATRMTTEDMLPICDKLDRVGYWSLEAWGGATYDACIRFLNEDPWERLRALKSRLPKTPIMMLLRGQNLLGYRHYADDVVDAFVEAAARNGVDVFRIFDALNDPRNLSQAARAAKKTGKHVQMAISYATTPYHTAEKYVELAKEYARFGADSICIKDMSGLLTPYGAYDLVSAIKKSVDLPVELHTHATTGMSVATLVKAAEAGVDVIDTAIASMSMGTSHSPTETLVEILRHTGRDSGLDINLLLEIAAYFRQVRKCYAQFESSFLGADTRILVSQVPGGMLSNLENQLREQGALDKMDQVLKEIPLVQKDCGYIPLVTPTSQIVGTQSVLNVLFGRYHRLTAETRRLLTGQYGRTPASCDAGLVERALKEEKLSQSLVCRPADALPHELDRMRSEARAAGAQDTIEDVLTYAMFPKIAPTFFASRAQGPISFRGKGQGQKQKGESAGSVASYVATVNGTAYTVVQEGAVLRVNGTPYTVRVEAGPSVASGTSQGTVTTAKVGACTTLPAPVAGSVVKHTVQDGATVNSGETVLMVESMKMELEVKATAAGTIHFLIAPGAHVSAGQVLAEIR
- a CDS encoding sodium ion-translocating decarboxylase subunit beta, giving the protein MNTRLPLRVLQCVLVGLLVCGPLCAATRRPVRASAPVPMVQSCKDTGARCAPASSMREDMRASHGAAPLLSVRKFLLNTWHSTGLYAFFHGVTQVPDLANPQRTHSVFGYQQALLLVVGLLIIYLGAAKGFEPLLLIPIGFGTVFVNIPGAGMYSEHGMLKLIYDAGVGNEFFPMLIFMGIGALTDFGPLIANPKMAVLGAAAQLGVFLTLFGVAALNFVPGIRYSILDACAIAIIGGADGPTSIYVSAKLAPELMAVIAVAAYSYMALVPIIQPPLMRLLTTRKERLIRMKQLRPVSRIERVLFPLVLLLLSVLLIPAASPLIGMIAFGNFVKECGVVERLSKTMANELLNIVSILLSLGVGSQMTPDKIMNPNALGIIVLGLVAFSVATAGGVFMAKLMNLFLSEKINPLIGSAGVSAVPMAARVSNKVGLEEDPSNFLLMHAMGPNVAGVIGTAIAAGVFISAYGG